Proteins encoded together in one Anaerotignum propionicum DSM 1682 window:
- the rsmB gene encoding 16S rRNA (cytosine(967)-C(5))-methyltransferase RsmB, translating to MIQINPREIAAQAMMEIMEEGAYNNMALRRLLRQNGAMPPKDRAMVTEIVNGTLRNLYYIDHVINQFSKTKTEKMKPWILAVMRTAVYQMYFMKVPDSAACNEGVKLVEERGLEPLKGFVNGVLRTVGREKENIALPKKGTPEFLHIQYSHPLWVIKMWTAYFGYEETENLCRANNCPPDVTIRVNTLKTKKESLRKELEKLGTTVTDGRLVSSALHLKKTADIGRLKSFSEGLFHVQDESSQLAIEIMAPKKGEKVLDLCAAPGGKSFTIGERMENEGRLVCGDIYEHKIELITQGAQRLGITMIEPIQQDATEFNENYADAFDRVLVDAPCSGLGLMGKKPDIRLKKNGDEIDQLVPIQRQILENGARYVKQGGTLIYSTCTLCKKENEKNVEWFLSSHPEFITEDITEFLPKTLWQETAEKGYITLLPHKSNTDGFFIAKMKRKG from the coding sequence ATGATACAGATAAACCCAAGAGAGATTGCCGCCCAGGCCATGATGGAAATTATGGAAGAGGGCGCATATAACAATATGGCTTTAAGAAGGCTATTACGCCAGAATGGGGCAATGCCACCGAAGGATAGAGCCATGGTAACAGAAATTGTAAACGGAACATTACGGAATTTATACTATATAGACCATGTCATCAATCAATTTTCTAAGACAAAAACAGAAAAGATGAAGCCGTGGATTTTGGCGGTGATGCGTACCGCTGTCTATCAAATGTACTTTATGAAGGTACCTGATTCTGCTGCCTGTAACGAAGGCGTAAAGTTGGTTGAGGAAAGAGGGTTGGAACCGTTAAAGGGATTTGTAAATGGCGTTTTGCGCACTGTGGGACGGGAAAAAGAAAATATTGCTTTGCCCAAGAAGGGTACGCCAGAGTTTTTGCATATCCAATATTCTCATCCTCTTTGGGTGATTAAAATGTGGACTGCATATTTTGGTTATGAAGAGACGGAAAATCTTTGCAGAGCAAATAATTGCCCTCCTGATGTAACCATTCGTGTGAACACATTAAAAACGAAAAAGGAATCCTTGAGAAAGGAATTGGAAAAGCTGGGTACAACAGTTACTGATGGCAGACTGGTTTCTTCTGCTTTGCATTTAAAGAAAACAGCGGATATTGGAAGACTAAAATCCTTTTCAGAAGGTTTGTTTCATGTGCAGGATGAAAGTTCTCAGCTTGCAATTGAGATTATGGCTCCTAAAAAGGGAGAGAAAGTATTAGACCTTTGTGCAGCACCTGGGGGGAAAAGCTTTACCATTGGGGAAAGGATGGAAAATGAAGGAAGGCTTGTATGTGGAGATATTTATGAGCATAAAATAGAATTGATTACCCAAGGTGCCCAACGGCTTGGAATCACAATGATTGAACCAATACAGCAGGACGCCACTGAATTTAATGAAAACTATGCAGATGCCTTCGATCGTGTTTTGGTGGATGCACCTTGCTCCGGTTTGGGATTAATGGGCAAAAAGCCGGATATTCGATTAAAGAAAAATGGTGATGAAATCGATCAATTGGTGCCTATTCAGCGTCAAATCCTTGAAAATGGGGCAAGATATGTTAAGCAGGGTGGAACGCTGATTTATAGCACATGTACCTTATGCAAAAAAGAAAATGAAAAAAATGTGGAGTGGTTTCTAAGCAGCCACCCAGAATTTATTACAGAGGATATTACGGAGTTTTTGCCAAAGACCTTATGGCAGGAAACCGCTGAGAAGGGGTATATTACACTGTTACCCCATAAAAGCAATACGGATGGATTCTTTATTGCAAAAATGAAAAGAAAGGGATAA
- a CDS encoding zinc metallopeptidase, producing the protein MFILLILAMILTLYAQANVSGTYNKYANVRNKRGYTGAQVATMMLQNAGIHDVSVERVGGNLTDHYDPRTKTLRLSQNVYDSPSVAALGVAAHETGHAIQHDVGYGPLALRSLFYPIANLGSKMAMPLIFIGMLFSSHSGYLMIQIGILFFAASVVFTLITLPVEFDASARATDLLVEQNFLDESEVEGSKKVLRAAALTYVAAAIVAVLQLLRLIGIFGRRSD; encoded by the coding sequence ATGTTTATTTTATTAATTCTGGCCATGATACTCACCCTATATGCACAGGCCAATGTATCAGGAACATACAACAAATATGCCAATGTTCGTAACAAACGAGGCTATACAGGCGCACAGGTAGCAACGATGATGCTGCAAAATGCAGGCATTCATGATGTAAGCGTGGAAAGAGTGGGAGGAAATCTTACAGATCACTATGACCCTCGCACAAAAACATTACGTCTCTCCCAAAACGTTTATGATAGTCCATCAGTAGCGGCTTTGGGTGTAGCAGCCCATGAAACAGGCCATGCCATTCAGCATGATGTTGGATATGGCCCTCTTGCACTAAGAAGTCTTTTTTATCCAATTGCGAATTTAGGATCTAAGATGGCTATGCCATTAATTTTTATTGGAATGCTTTTTTCCAGTCACAGTGGTTATTTGATGATTCAAATTGGCATTCTTTTCTTTGCCGCATCGGTAGTGTTTACATTAATCACATTACCTGTGGAATTTGATGCATCGGCAAGAGCAACTGATCTTTTGGTTGAGCAGAACTTTTTGGACGAAAGCGAAGTTGAAGGTTCAAAAAAGGTATTGCGGGCAGCTGCATTAACCTATGTTGCGGCGGCCATTGTGGCAGTCCTTCAATTATTACGTTTGATTGGAATTTTTGGAAGAAGAAGTGACTAA